The Alteripontixanthobacter sp. genome has a window encoding:
- a CDS encoding ribonuclease D — protein MTVYFHEEDLPEGVLAGDSPLAVDTETMGLITPRDRLCIVQISDGGEDEHLVRFAVDSDYAAPNLKAILGDPDRLKLYHFARFDLAAIEHYLGITAAPVFCTKIASKLTRTYTDRHGLKNIVDELLGENISKQQQSSDWGAAEINEAQRDYAASDVRYLHRMRDIFIERLEREGRTELAQACFDFLPARARLDLAGWAEHDIFSHM, from the coding sequence ATGACCGTATATTTCCACGAAGAAGACTTGCCCGAAGGCGTGCTGGCAGGTGATAGTCCGCTTGCCGTCGATACCGAGACGATGGGTCTGATCACGCCGCGCGACCGGCTGTGCATCGTGCAGATCAGCGATGGCGGGGAAGACGAGCATCTGGTCCGCTTCGCCGTGGATAGCGACTATGCCGCGCCGAACCTCAAGGCGATCCTGGGCGATCCGGATCGGCTGAAGCTCTACCATTTCGCGCGGTTCGATCTGGCGGCGATCGAGCATTACCTTGGCATCACCGCCGCGCCGGTGTTCTGCACCAAGATTGCCAGCAAGCTGACCCGTACCTATACCGACCGGCACGGGCTGAAGAATATCGTCGATGAATTGCTGGGCGAGAACATCTCCAAACAGCAGCAATCCAGCGATTGGGGCGCGGCCGAGATTAACGAGGCGCAGCGCGATTATGCTGCGTCGGATGTGCGCTATCTCCACCGGATGCGCGATATTTTCATCGAGCGGTTGGAACGCGAAGGGCGCACCGAACTCGCGCAGGCCTGTTTCGATTTCCTGCCCGCGCGCGCCCGGCTGGATCTGGCCGGCTGGGCCGAGCACGACATTTTCAGTCACATGTGA
- a CDS encoding LptA/OstA family protein, with product MTTQMPPRAMKFALLGFLLTLVAFAGMQSRAQVFGAHNSNAPVDFDAGRIELQDRQNRVVLSGNVIINQAGLRLTAPRTLVNYSDAGSLNIDRITATGGVTVTRAGESARGDVAIYDLDRRLITMAGNVRLQQRGNTLNGGRLVINLATGVSSVDGRASGSTSATGTGATTGGDGRVTGRFTVPDRGE from the coding sequence ATGACCACGCAGATGCCCCCCCGCGCGATGAAATTTGCCCTGCTCGGCTTCCTGCTGACGCTGGTCGCTTTTGCCGGGATGCAAAGCCGCGCGCAGGTGTTCGGCGCCCACAATTCCAATGCTCCGGTGGATTTCGATGCCGGGCGGATCGAATTGCAGGACCGGCAGAACCGCGTGGTCCTGTCGGGCAATGTCATCATCAACCAGGCGGGTCTGCGGCTCACCGCGCCGCGCACGCTGGTCAATTATTCGGATGCAGGATCGCTCAATATCGACCGGATCACGGCGACCGGCGGAGTGACCGTCACGCGCGCGGGCGAATCGGCGCGCGGCGATGTGGCGATCTACGATCTCGACCGGCGGCTGATCACGATGGCGGGCAATGTCCGGCTGCAACAGCGCGGCAATACGTTGAATGGCGGGCGGCTGGTGATCAATCTGGCGACCGGGGTTTCCAGCGTGGATGGCCGCGCCAGCGGATCGACCTCCGCCACCGGAACCGGCGCGACCACGGGCGGCGACGGGCGCGTGACCGGCCGCTTCACCGTGCCCGATCGCGGCGAATAG
- the lptC gene encoding LPS export ABC transporter periplasmic protein LptC — translation MIGQRRIETQRAKELRSERQHFAAPGGSHDKLVKFLGAALPMGVGVLAAFMVITPLSPRGEVSFLLDRNKVAVIDERLRVDNALYRGQDDEGQPFSLTAGEAVQRSGAEGIVRMNDLMGRMILPEGPARIAAPAGQYDIDQQLVDVAGQVTMVAADGYRMTARGVSVNLENRTMVGSGGVEGTVPAGSFSANRMEADLAARTVALDGNAKLRMVPGQLNRMKR, via the coding sequence GTGATCGGCCAGCGGCGCATCGAGACTCAGCGCGCGAAGGAACTGCGCAGCGAGCGGCAGCATTTTGCGGCCCCCGGCGGCTCGCATGACAAGCTCGTGAAATTCCTCGGCGCGGCGCTGCCGATGGGTGTCGGCGTGCTCGCCGCCTTTATGGTCATCACCCCGCTTTCCCCGCGCGGCGAGGTCAGCTTCCTGCTCGATCGCAACAAGGTTGCGGTGATCGACGAGCGGCTGCGGGTGGATAATGCGCTGTATCGCGGGCAGGACGATGAAGGACAGCCCTTCTCGCTGACCGCGGGCGAGGCGGTCCAGCGATCGGGCGCGGAAGGTATCGTGCGGATGAACGACCTGATGGGGCGGATGATCCTGCCCGAAGGGCCCGCCCGGATCGCCGCACCGGCGGGTCAATACGATATCGACCAACAGCTCGTCGATGTGGCCGGACAGGTTACCATGGTGGCGGCCGATGGCTACCGCATGACCGCTCGGGGCGTGTCGGTGAATTTGGAGAACCGCACCATGGTCGGCTCGGGCGGAGTGGAAGGCACCGTTCCCGCGGGCTCCTTCAGCGCCAACCGCATGGAAGCCGACCTCGCCGCGCGCACCGTGGCGCTTGACGGCAATGCCAAGCTGCGCATGGTGCCCGGACAATTGAACAGGATGAAGCGATGA
- the leuS gene encoding leucine--tRNA ligase: protein MTNSNSDPSQSATGRFDPGQADARWQAAWDEARCFEADSNSPKPKSYVLEMFPYPSGRIHIGHVRNYTMGDVLARYKAMRGHEVLHPMGWDAFGMPAENAAMEKGVHPGGWTRENIANMKAQLKRLGFALDWSREFATCDPEYYGHEQALFLDLYEAGLVYRKESEVNWDPVDMTVLANEQVIDGKGWRSGAEVEKRKLSQWFLKITDFAEELLDGLGELDGWPDKVRLMQENWIGKSQGMELRFGLSDGSQIDLYTTRPDTIFGATFVAVAADHPVAQRAAQESQAAQDFIALCKRGGTTAAEIETAEKLGFDTGLTATHPLTGGDLPVYIANFVLMDYGTGAIMAVPGHDQRDFDFAQKYGMPIRRVVAPEGVSADDPLTEAQAGDGTIVNSSFLDGKNVEDAKAAIVARAEDEGWGEGKTVWRLRDWGVSRQRYWGTPIPFIHCERCDIVPVPKDQLPVELPEDVGFDIPGNPLERAAEWKNVPCPKCGGAAVRETDTLDTFTNSSWYFLRFASQPADKPFDADELAKWLPVEQYIGGIEHAILHLLYARFWTRALASIGKIDVKEPFASLFTQGMVTHETYQLGDGSFLSPDQVSRNGADWTRIEDGAPVTAGRVVKMSKSKKNVIDPDAIIAQYGADAVRWFMLSDSPPERDLPWSEAGIEGCWRFVQRLWRLFGQYDADASGEDKDLARATHRAIAAVGEDIEALAFNKAVARLYELTGAAEKAQPSATRSEAIRTLALLSGPMMPHLAEQGWAAMGADGLIAQADWPIVDPALLVEDEVTIAVQHKGKLRDTLTAPKGAAKEDLEALALASEKVQRSLDGAAIRKVIVVPDRLVNIVT, encoded by the coding sequence ATGACCAATAGCAATTCCGATCCGTCGCAGTCTGCCACGGGTCGTTTCGATCCGGGCCAGGCCGATGCCCGCTGGCAGGCGGCGTGGGACGAGGCGCGCTGTTTCGAGGCGGATTCCAATTCGCCCAAACCCAAGAGCTACGTGCTCGAGATGTTCCCCTATCCCAGCGGGCGCATCCATATCGGCCATGTGCGCAATTACACGATGGGCGACGTGCTGGCGCGCTACAAGGCGATGCGCGGGCACGAGGTGTTGCACCCGATGGGTTGGGACGCCTTCGGAATGCCGGCGGAAAACGCCGCGATGGAAAAGGGCGTGCATCCCGGCGGCTGGACGCGCGAGAATATCGCCAACATGAAGGCGCAGCTGAAACGCCTCGGCTTCGCGCTCGACTGGAGCCGCGAGTTCGCCACCTGCGACCCGGAATATTACGGCCACGAACAGGCGCTGTTCCTCGACCTGTACGAGGCCGGGCTGGTCTATCGTAAAGAGAGCGAGGTCAATTGGGACCCGGTCGACATGACCGTGCTCGCCAACGAGCAGGTGATCGACGGCAAGGGCTGGCGCAGCGGGGCAGAGGTCGAGAAGCGCAAGCTGAGCCAATGGTTCCTCAAGATCACCGACTTTGCCGAGGAATTGCTGGACGGCCTGGGCGAGCTGGATGGCTGGCCCGACAAGGTGCGGCTGATGCAGGAAAACTGGATCGGCAAGTCGCAGGGCATGGAACTGCGCTTCGGCCTGTCCGACGGTTCGCAGATCGACCTTTACACCACGCGGCCCGATACGATTTTCGGGGCGACATTCGTGGCGGTGGCAGCGGATCATCCGGTGGCGCAGCGGGCGGCGCAAGAAAGCCAGGCCGCGCAGGATTTCATCGCCCTGTGCAAGCGCGGCGGGACCACGGCGGCGGAAATCGAGACGGCAGAGAAGCTGGGTTTCGATACCGGCCTGACCGCGACTCACCCGCTGACCGGCGGCGACCTGCCGGTCTATATCGCGAATTTCGTACTGATGGATTATGGCACCGGCGCGATCATGGCGGTGCCGGGCCACGATCAGCGCGACTTCGATTTCGCGCAGAAATACGGAATGCCGATCCGCCGCGTTGTCGCCCCCGAAGGCGTTTCCGCAGACGATCCGCTGACCGAGGCGCAGGCTGGCGACGGCACCATCGTGAACTCCTCCTTCCTCGATGGGAAGAATGTTGAGGACGCCAAGGCAGCCATCGTCGCACGGGCCGAGGATGAGGGCTGGGGCGAGGGCAAGACCGTCTGGCGGCTGCGCGACTGGGGCGTTTCGCGCCAACGCTATTGGGGCACGCCGATCCCCTTCATCCATTGCGAGCGCTGCGACATCGTGCCGGTGCCGAAAGACCAGCTGCCGGTGGAACTGCCCGAAGATGTCGGCTTCGATATTCCCGGCAACCCGCTGGAGCGGGCGGCGGAATGGAAGAACGTGCCTTGCCCGAAATGCGGCGGCGCGGCGGTGCGCGAAACCGACACGCTCGATACCTTCACCAATTCCAGCTGGTATTTCCTGCGCTTTGCCAGCCAGCCTGCGGACAAGCCGTTCGATGCGGACGAGCTGGCGAAATGGTTGCCGGTCGAACAATATATCGGCGGCATCGAGCATGCGATCCTGCATCTGCTCTACGCCCGGTTCTGGACGCGCGCGCTGGCCAGTATCGGCAAGATCGATGTGAAAGAGCCCTTTGCCAGCCTGTTCACGCAGGGCATGGTGACGCATGAGACCTATCAGTTGGGCGATGGCAGTTTTCTCTCGCCCGACCAGGTGAGCCGGAACGGCGCGGACTGGACGCGGATCGAGGATGGGGCGCCGGTTACTGCAGGCCGCGTCGTCAAGATGTCCAAATCCAAGAAGAACGTCATCGACCCCGATGCGATCATCGCGCAATATGGCGCGGATGCGGTGCGCTGGTTCATGCTGTCGGACTCGCCGCCGGAGCGCGATTTGCCGTGGTCCGAAGCTGGGATCGAAGGGTGCTGGCGCTTCGTCCAGCGGCTGTGGCGGTTGTTTGGGCAATATGATGCCGATGCCTCCGGCGAAGACAAGGATCTCGCCCGCGCCACCCACCGCGCCATTGCCGCGGTGGGCGAGGATATCGAGGCGCTGGCGTTCAACAAGGCGGTCGCGCGGCTGTATGAATTGACCGGGGCAGCGGAAAAGGCGCAGCCATCCGCCACGCGCAGCGAAGCGATCCGTACGCTGGCGCTGCTGTCCGGCCCGATGATGCCCCACCTTGCCGAACAAGGCTGGGCCGCGATGGGCGCAGACGGCCTGATTGCGCAGGCGGATTGGCCCATTGTCGATCCGGCGCTGCTGGTGGAAGACGAGGTGACCATCGCCGTTCAGCACAAGGGCAAGCTGCGCGATACGCTGACCGCGCCCAAGGGTGCGGCCAAGGAAGACCTCGAAGCGCTTGCGCTGGCGAGTGAGAAGGTCCAGCGTTCGCTCGATGGCGCGGCGATCCGCAAGGTGATCGTGGTGCCCGACAGGCTGGTAAATATCGTCACGTGA
- a CDS encoding DUF3576 domain-containing protein, giving the protein MSLTLFKPHRIVKAAILGSAIAGLAACGGPDRPRADLAAAQVSTIGVNAYLWRAALSTFSFAPLLQADSAGGVIVTDWYSQPSNPSERVKMTVTILDRDLRADALRVAASRQVAQNGVWVDAPVQAATVQKLEDIILTEARKLRRQAVSG; this is encoded by the coding sequence ATGAGCCTCACCCTTTTCAAGCCCCACCGCATCGTCAAAGCTGCCATTTTGGGGAGCGCTATTGCCGGGCTCGCCGCATGTGGCGGGCCGGACCGGCCGCGTGCCGACCTGGCCGCCGCGCAGGTTTCCACCATCGGGGTGAACGCCTATCTGTGGCGCGCGGCTCTTTCGACCTTCAGCTTCGCGCCGCTGCTTCAGGCCGACAGCGCGGGCGGCGTGATCGTGACAGACTGGTATTCGCAGCCTTCCAATCCGAGCGAGCGGGTGAAGATGACCGTCACCATCCTCGACCGCGATCTGCGCGCCGATGCGCTGCGCGTTGCCGCCAGCCGCCAGGTTGCGCAGAACGGGGTGTGGGTCGATGCCCCGGTGCAAGCTGCCACGGTGCAGAAGCTGGAAGACATCATCCTGACCGAAGCGCGCAAGCTCCGCCGCCAGGCAGTCTCGGGCTGA
- a CDS encoding DNA polymerase III subunit delta, with translation MKATQKDFARNAPRAAKECRIFFFCGPDEAGASAAAQRIVELLPDAGERIELGGGELKRDPVRLGDEARSTSLFGDTRHIWVRASGDEAHDALKVLTEGKGEACPVLVVATSATDKSRSAKLLAKRDDALVAMFYPPDLAQVSATVRQMGDAAGISLNGALAERIARGAGMDVRLAQSEVTKLALYLGASQQSPRPATAEALDEIGAATEEDGFMPLVNAVLAGEVKKLPGELHRMRELSLNPVGLLLAFERRAAQLAALAAKVGPRGDIRGTIEAEKRARRIFWRDERDLDTQLRRWRGKRLDRLVDRLMALHRTLLANSQAGELLLAQELTTIARFAAQAKR, from the coding sequence GTGAAGGCGACCCAGAAAGACTTCGCCCGAAACGCACCACGCGCGGCAAAAGAATGCCGCATCTTCTTCTTTTGCGGGCCGGACGAAGCGGGCGCATCCGCGGCCGCACAGCGAATAGTGGAGCTGCTGCCCGATGCCGGCGAACGGATCGAACTGGGCGGCGGAGAGCTTAAACGCGACCCTGTCCGCCTGGGCGACGAGGCGCGCTCTACCTCGCTATTCGGCGATACCCGCCATATTTGGGTGCGCGCCAGCGGGGACGAGGCGCATGATGCGCTCAAAGTGCTGACCGAGGGAAAGGGTGAGGCTTGCCCGGTGCTGGTCGTCGCCACATCGGCCACCGACAAATCGCGCAGCGCGAAGCTGCTTGCCAAGCGCGACGATGCGCTGGTGGCCATGTTCTACCCACCCGATCTGGCGCAGGTATCCGCCACCGTGCGGCAGATGGGCGATGCGGCGGGAATCTCGCTGAACGGCGCGCTGGCCGAACGAATCGCACGCGGGGCGGGGATGGATGTGCGGCTGGCGCAGTCCGAAGTGACCAAGCTGGCGCTGTATCTTGGCGCAAGCCAGCAGAGCCCGCGTCCGGCCACTGCCGAAGCGCTCGACGAGATCGGGGCGGCGACCGAAGAGGATGGCTTCATGCCGCTGGTTAATGCCGTGCTGGCGGGCGAAGTGAAGAAGCTGCCCGGCGAGCTTCACCGGATGCGCGAGCTGTCGCTCAACCCGGTCGGCCTGTTGCTGGCCTTCGAACGGCGAGCGGCGCAGCTGGCGGCGCTGGCGGCCAAGGTCGGTCCGCGAGGCGATATTCGCGGTACGATCGAGGCGGAGAAACGCGCGCGGCGGATATTCTGGCGGGACGAGCGCGATCTCGATACGCAATTGCGCCGTTGGCGGGGCAAGCGGCTCGATCGGCTGGTGGACCGGCTGATGGCGCTGCACCGCACATTGCTGGCCAACAGTCAGGCCGGCGAATTGTTGTTGGCGCAGGAGCTTACCACCATCGCCCGCTTCGCCGCGCAGGCCAAGCGGTAG
- a CDS encoding carbohydrate porin, translating to MVMDKRFSSSAGLRALPVSGLLYAVAWLALGPAPALAAEDTAPVDPAPQHAGSLPEPDDDTNPQGAEPVTSLPTAPGAPPRSVAPAAAAPAPTPPKDIAARFVWSQFLDAAVVGNAEDTLRYGGKIDAYFDIDDSAIGLDEGLRLHVHPEFRYGQSSNGEIGLLPVNTALFYPGDGEDFDLSINLRKRWSSGTSLTVGKVNVLDLAARAPIIGGGGHEGFQNLAFALPPSAIVPASITGAMLDIPTKDVLLRFWVYDPDLQSQRNGFEDPFHQGVGFLASATFPVKIGGQQGYYAVKLSASTRDGLAADALPAVLVPAPGSGFGEKQGELSVVLAGYQNIAVHEGGGSIGVFAQAYVSNGDPTFFDVSAIAGISGNPAGRPKDRFGIGWFRYSLTDGLVDALASRLALEDEEGVEIFYTAQIAERFRLTGNVQIVDSTVVVRDVGVTAGLRLTTRF from the coding sequence ATGGTGATGGACAAGCGTTTTTCCAGCTCTGCTGGGCTGCGCGCTTTACCTGTATCGGGACTGCTTTACGCAGTTGCATGGCTGGCCCTGGGGCCGGCGCCTGCCCTGGCGGCGGAGGATACCGCCCCGGTCGATCCTGCACCGCAGCATGCTGGAAGCTTGCCCGAACCGGACGATGATACCAATCCGCAGGGCGCCGAACCGGTCACTTCCCTGCCAACCGCACCCGGCGCTCCGCCAAGATCGGTTGCCCCCGCGGCGGCTGCGCCAGCACCTACCCCGCCCAAAGATATCGCGGCGCGCTTCGTCTGGTCGCAATTCCTCGATGCTGCGGTCGTGGGCAATGCAGAGGACACGCTGCGCTATGGCGGCAAGATCGACGCTTATTTCGATATCGACGATTCCGCCATCGGGCTGGACGAAGGGCTGCGCCTGCATGTCCATCCCGAGTTCCGCTATGGGCAGAGCTCCAATGGCGAAATTGGCCTGCTGCCGGTCAACACCGCGCTGTTCTATCCCGGCGATGGCGAGGATTTCGACCTTTCGATCAATCTGCGAAAGCGTTGGTCCAGCGGCACCAGCCTGACGGTCGGCAAGGTCAACGTGCTCGATCTGGCCGCGCGGGCGCCGATTATCGGTGGCGGCGGGCATGAGGGGTTTCAGAACCTGGCCTTTGCCTTGCCGCCCAGCGCCATCGTGCCAGCTTCGATCACCGGGGCGATGCTCGATATTCCCACCAAGGACGTACTGCTGCGATTCTGGGTTTACGATCCCGACCTGCAATCGCAGCGCAACGGCTTCGAAGACCCTTTCCATCAGGGCGTCGGCTTCCTCGCTTCGGCCACCTTCCCGGTGAAGATCGGCGGGCAGCAGGGCTATTACGCAGTAAAGCTGTCTGCATCGACTCGCGACGGGTTGGCAGCCGACGCCCTGCCTGCCGTGCTGGTGCCCGCACCCGGATCGGGCTTCGGAGAGAAACAAGGCGAATTGTCGGTTGTGCTGGCCGGTTATCAGAACATCGCAGTGCATGAAGGCGGCGGGTCGATCGGGGTGTTCGCGCAGGCTTATGTTTCCAATGGCGATCCGACCTTCTTCGATGTCAGCGCGATTGCCGGCATCTCGGGCAATCCGGCGGGGCGCCCCAAGGATCGCTTCGGGATCGGCTGGTTCCGCTATTCGCTGACCGATGGACTGGTCGATGCTCTGGCGAGCCGACTGGCGTTGGAGGACGAAGAGGGCGTGGAAATTTTCTACACCGCGCAAATTGCCGAGCGGTTTCGTCTGACCGGTAATGTGCAGATCGTCGATTCCACCGTGGTGGTCCGCGATGTGGGCGTTACGGCAGGGCTGAGGCTGACCACCCGCTTCTGA
- the lptE gene encoding LPS assembly lipoprotein LptE, which yields MIRFLALTFLAFALAGCGLQPMYAGGSSGQVARGLAEVEVPAIEGRAGWLVRNALNDRLGAAGEGSARYRLDVRLDDSLEGFGLINDIEIARERRTLRARYQLVDTTTDEILLDATSRSDAGIDVVSSEYATISAEQAALENLSRDIADRIVQRLSLTLRQQP from the coding sequence GTGATACGCTTTCTCGCCCTGACCTTTCTCGCTTTCGCGCTGGCTGGCTGCGGCCTCCAGCCGATGTATGCGGGCGGATCGAGCGGGCAAGTGGCGCGCGGTCTGGCCGAGGTGGAAGTGCCCGCGATCGAAGGGCGCGCGGGCTGGCTGGTGCGCAATGCCCTGAACGATCGGCTGGGCGCAGCCGGTGAAGGCTCGGCACGCTACCGGCTGGACGTACGGCTCGACGATTCGCTCGAAGGATTCGGCCTGATCAACGATATCGAGATTGCCCGCGAACGCCGCACCTTGCGCGCGCGGTATCAGCTCGTCGACACCACGACCGATGAAATCCTGCTCGATGCAACCTCGCGCTCCGACGCCGGGATCGACGTGGTGTCGAGCGAGTATGCTACCATCTCGGCAGAGCAGGCCGCGCTGGAAAATCTCAGCCGCGATATTGCCGATCGGATCGTCCAGCGTCTCTCGCTGACGCTCCGCCAGCAGCCGTGA
- a CDS encoding uracil-DNA glycosylase: MNGETIPESWRPALEPVLNAPQSRELGGWLHSREAAGKRIYPARGTRLRALELTPLDAVKVVILGQDPYHGPAQAHGLCFSVPEGVKLPPSLRNIYKEMAYDLGIAPPSSGDLSGWARQGVLLLNNTLTVEEGQAGSHARKGWEAITDAVVTAVAERDAPAAFILWGGHAQGKAARIAQLADGSPAATRHLILKSPHPSPLSAHRGFFGSKPFSRTNAFLRSEGLGAVDWSRVGE, translated from the coding sequence ATGAACGGCGAGACGATCCCCGAAAGCTGGCGCCCTGCGCTGGAGCCGGTGCTGAACGCGCCGCAATCGCGCGAGCTGGGCGGTTGGCTGCACTCTCGAGAGGCAGCGGGCAAGCGAATTTATCCTGCGCGCGGCACCCGTTTGCGCGCGCTGGAACTGACGCCGCTGGACGCGGTGAAAGTCGTGATATTGGGGCAGGATCCCTATCACGGGCCGGCGCAAGCGCACGGGCTTTGCTTTTCCGTGCCCGAAGGCGTGAAACTGCCCCCGTCGCTGCGCAATATCTACAAGGAAATGGCGTACGATCTCGGTATCGCACCTCCGAGTTCGGGCGATTTGAGCGGCTGGGCGAGACAAGGCGTGCTGCTGCTCAACAACACGCTGACGGTGGAGGAGGGGCAAGCGGGTAGTCACGCGCGAAAAGGGTGGGAAGCGATCACCGATGCAGTCGTGACGGCGGTGGCCGAGCGCGATGCGCCAGCGGCGTTCATCCTGTGGGGCGGCCATGCGCAGGGCAAGGCCGCGCGCATTGCGCAACTGGCGGACGGCTCGCCAGCCGCAACGCGCCATCTCATCCTGAAATCGCCGCATCCCAGCCCTCTTTCCGCCCATCGCGGGTTTTTCGGCAGCAAGCCCTTCAGCCGCACCAATGCATTCCTCCGGAGTGAAGGCTTGGGCGCGGTCGATTGGAGCAGGGTGGGCGAGTGA
- a CDS encoding glutamate synthase subunit beta, whose protein sequence is MGKETGFLEIDREERTYDAPEERLKHYREFTHEPEPEVLARQAARCMNCGIPYCHNGCPVNNIIPDWNHLVYEDDWRSALEVLHSTNNFPEFTGRICPAPCEAACTLNITDNPVTIKSIEAAIIDRGWREGWVTPLVPSKKTGKAVAVVGSGPAGLAAAQQLARAGHTVTVFEKSDRIGGLLRYGIPDFKMEKHLINRRCVQMEAEGVEFKTSKEVGVDISFKSLKENFDAVVLAGGSEDARALAIPGAEMPGVRLAMEFLTQQNKRNAGDDEQRAAPRGTLSAEGKDVVVIGGGDTGSDCVGTSNRQGARSVTQLEIMPQPPEKEDKALTWPDWPVKMRTSSSHEEGADRDWSVLTKRVTGENGEVTGLECVRIEWDGRNFNEVEGSEFTIPAQLILLAMGFVGPKKSGMLEQSGVALDDRGNVAADTESYATSDGGVWACGDMRRGQSLVVWAIREGRQAARAVDEALMGKTALPR, encoded by the coding sequence ATGGGTAAGGAAACCGGCTTCCTGGAAATCGACCGTGAGGAGCGCACTTACGATGCGCCCGAAGAACGGCTGAAGCATTACCGCGAGTTCACGCATGAGCCGGAGCCCGAAGTGCTTGCGCGCCAGGCCGCGCGCTGCATGAATTGCGGGATTCCGTATTGTCACAATGGTTGCCCGGTGAACAACATCATCCCGGACTGGAACCACCTCGTCTATGAGGACGATTGGCGCAGCGCGCTGGAAGTGCTGCATTCGACCAATAATTTTCCCGAATTTACCGGCCGCATCTGCCCCGCCCCGTGCGAGGCGGCATGCACGCTGAACATCACCGACAATCCGGTGACCATCAAGAGCATTGAGGCAGCGATTATCGATCGCGGCTGGCGCGAAGGCTGGGTGACCCCGCTGGTTCCTTCGAAAAAGACCGGCAAGGCGGTTGCCGTGGTCGGCTCCGGCCCGGCCGGGCTGGCTGCAGCGCAGCAATTGGCGCGCGCCGGTCATACGGTGACGGTGTTTGAAAAATCCGACCGGATCGGGGGGCTGCTGCGTTACGGCATTCCCGACTTCAAGATGGAAAAGCACCTCATCAACCGCCGCTGTGTGCAGATGGAGGCCGAGGGGGTCGAGTTTAAGACCAGCAAGGAAGTCGGCGTCGATATCTCGTTCAAATCGCTGAAGGAGAATTTCGATGCGGTGGTGCTGGCCGGGGGCAGCGAAGATGCCCGGGCGCTCGCCATTCCCGGCGCGGAAATGCCTGGCGTGCGGCTGGCGATGGAATTCCTGACCCAGCAGAACAAGCGCAATGCGGGCGACGATGAACAGCGCGCCGCACCGCGCGGCACGCTGAGCGCCGAGGGCAAGGATGTGGTCGTGATCGGCGGCGGAGATACTGGCAGCGACTGCGTCGGCACGTCGAACCGCCAGGGTGCGCGCAGCGTAACCCAGCTGGAAATCATGCCGCAGCCGCCCGAAAAGGAAGACAAGGCGCTGACCTGGCCCGATTGGCCGGTAAAGATGCGCACATCCTCCAGCCATGAAGAAGGCGCTGATCGCGACTGGTCGGTGCTGACCAAGCGGGTAACCGGCGAAAATGGCGAGGTCACCGGGCTGGAATGCGTGCGGATCGAATGGGATGGCCGTAATTTCAACGAGGTCGAAGGCAGCGAATTCACGATTCCCGCGCAGTTGATCTTGCTGGCGATGGGCTTCGTCGGCCCGAAGAAAAGCGGGATGCTCGAGCAATCCGGCGTGGCGCTGGACGATCGCGGCAATGTCGCGGCGGATACCGAAAGCTACGCCACCAGCGATGGGGGCGTGTGGGCCTGCGGCGACATGCGGCGCGGGCAAAGCCTGGTCGTATGGGCCATCCGCGAAGGCCGCCAGGCTGCGCGTGCGGTGGACGAGGCGTTGATGGGCAAGACGGCCCTGCCGCGATAA
- the phbB gene encoding acetoacetyl-CoA reductase — protein MGKVAIVTGGTRGIGRAICQRLLEDGFTVVANYAGNDGAARECAEEIGVKCYKWDVGDHQACLDGCAKVEAEVGPIDVVVNNAGITRDGTLARMSYDDWHDVMRINLGGCFSMSKACFPGMKARGWGRIVNIGSINGQAGQYGQVNYAAAKSGIHGFTKALAQEGARAGITVNAIAPGYIDTDMVAAVPDNVLEKIVAKIPVGRLGEAREIARGVSFLCSEDAGFVTGSTMSINGGQHMY, from the coding sequence GTGGGCAAGGTAGCAATCGTGACAGGCGGAACACGCGGCATCGGGCGGGCTATTTGCCAAAGATTACTCGAAGATGGTTTTACCGTGGTCGCCAACTATGCCGGCAACGACGGCGCGGCCCGCGAATGTGCCGAAGAAATCGGCGTCAAATGCTACAAATGGGATGTCGGCGATCACCAGGCCTGCCTCGATGGCTGCGCCAAGGTGGAAGCGGAGGTTGGCCCGATCGACGTGGTGGTCAACAATGCCGGGATCACCCGCGACGGTACGCTGGCCCGGATGAGCTACGATGACTGGCACGATGTCATGCGGATCAATTTGGGCGGCTGCTTCAGCATGTCGAAAGCCTGCTTTCCCGGAATGAAAGCGCGGGGATGGGGCCGGATCGTGAATATCGGTTCGATCAATGGCCAGGCCGGGCAATATGGTCAGGTCAATTACGCCGCTGCCAAATCGGGCATTCACGGTTTTACCAAGGCGCTTGCGCAGGAAGGCGCGCGTGCCGGGATCACCGTGAACGCCATCGCGCCGGGTTATATCGACACGGATATGGTCGCCGCCGTTCCGGACAATGTGCTGGAAAAGATCGTCGCCAAGATCCCCGTCGGACGGCTGGGCGAGGCGCGGGAAATCGCACGCGGCGTCAGCTTCCTATGCAGCGAGGATGCGGGCTTCGTCACCGGCTCCACCATGAGCATCAATGGCGGGCAGCATATGTACTAA